The following proteins are encoded in a genomic region of Dermatophagoides farinae isolate YC_2012a chromosome 8, ASM2471394v1, whole genome shotgun sequence:
- the LOC124495649 gene encoding pikachurin — MHLDSLLLSLRILPISKRRRRRRRRLNDYHNDNHLSIIHQNIGLNLSLSSLIIISLFINQIDCMTPTTKSKSTTEWIEFEAAFQGECHISNPCQQLCFDLHDGTFECACQDGYHLHMNGYSCIAMIDIKNHSFQLFSSSSSLKTLKQIQSSNIVLNQTTKSLPLSTPSSSTTTTPTTKIPQSYHDINNDPISKSSIDNIIDPSSLYSCNDIECEAGGVCIETMPLSQNPQSSIQVNNIDYHHHHHQQQQQQQRQQHQKVRCKCPLGRGGQFCEKIIEVKQPHFMGSSYLALPTLRNAHRSLKINIEFKPESYDGVLLYSGQETNLDGDFIAIILIQGFIEFRFDCGMGEGIIRSDMPIILNSWNTIDIYRDGRNAWMQLNQGQQIFGHSKGLFSRITFRLETFLGGSPNISQIVNRINVNKGLIGCVRQLMINDRQYDLYNDTIDGIDIDQCNSDACNHVTCLNGGHCTVNENNDKQCICLLGYTGEYCEQQIEFSIPSFNGSSYLQFIGFGDQSTMFSEILIIIKPYKQDGLFLYNGERMDKTGDFISLNLVDGYVEFRFDLGTGAAILRSPEKITMKEWHTIYATRTGREGLLRVDDQPIAHGQSLGAFTQLTLPLNLYIGGVTSLNAIHHNVLANRLYHGCIQKIIINGHQLSLLEDVLSGVNIDNCQHTCHMIRPCQNNGHCEPIKHHYHCHCSTNLNFIGQHCEIKLNTGSESSSPSQSSSSSYPMFYGNSFLRYSNPIILNRIRGLKTIIHLNLRAFSSSGLILWFGETSSWRKNRDYLTIGLNDGHINVDLNLDINNKRGHNLNSKRFIVNNTRIDDGQWHRLNVIRIGQQIIIHIDDNITVRGLIDGDEHDHHDNNNNVQSALYLGGLENTAMIFGNNNYEKGFIGCISNMTIDENFTINLMSDSDRGVNIRTCI; from the exons atgcatttaGATTCACTACTATTATCATTACGGATATTACCAATATccaaacgacgacgacgtcGTCGTCGACGattaaatgattatcataatgataatcatttgtcaatcattcatcaaaacattggccttaatttatcattatcatcattaataataatatcattatttatcaatcaaattgattgtatGACGCCTACAACAAAATCGAAATCGACCACCGAATGGATTGAATTCGAAGCTGCATTCCAAGGTGAATGCCATATATCGAATCCATGTCAACAATTATGTTTCGATCTACATGATGGAACATTTGAATGTGCCTGTCAAGATGGTTATCATTTACATATGAATGGCTATTCATGTATAGCTATGATTGAtattaaaaatcattcatttcaattattttcatcatcatcatcattgaaaacattgaaacaaattcaatcttCCAATATCGTATTAAATCAAACTACtaaatcattaccattatcaacaccttcatcatcaacaacaacaacaccgaCGACAAAAATACCTCAATCATATCATGATATCAATAATGATCCAATTAGTAAATCTTCCATTGATAATATTattgatccatcatcattatattcatgTAATGATATTGAATGTGAAGCTGGTGGTGTATGTATTGAAACTATGCCTTTATCACAGAatccacaatcatcaatacaagtgaataatattgattatcatcatcatcatcatcaacaacaacaacaacagcaacgtcaacaacatcaaaaagTTCGATGTAAATGTCCTCTGGGAAGGGGTGGAcaattttgtgaaaaaa TAATTGAAGTGAAGCAGCCACATTTCATGGGATCATCATATCTTGCATTGCCTACACTAAGAAATGCTCATCgatcattaaaaatcaatattgaattcaaaccAGAATCCTATGATGGTGTTCTGCTATACAGTGGTCAAGAGACTAATCTTGATGGTGATTTTATAGCCATCATTCTTATACAAggatttattgaatttcgtTTCGATTGTGGTATGGGTGAAGGAATAATCCGTAGTGATATGCCTATCATATTGAATTCATGGAATACAATTGATATATATCGTGATGGCCGTAATGCATGGATGCAATTGAATCAAGGGCAGCAAATTTTTGGCCATTCAAAAGGATTATTTTCAAGAATTACATTCCGTTTAGAAACATTTCTCGGTGGATCACCAAATATATCACAAATTGTAAATCGTATCAATGTGAATAAAGGATTGATTGGCTGTGTAcgtcaattgatgattaatgatcGTCAATATGATCTTTATAATGATACTATCGATGGCATCGATATTG ATCAATGTAATTCGGATGCATGTAATCATGTCACCTGCCTGAATGGTGGCCATTGTACtgttaatgaaaataatgataaacaatgTATTTGTCTATTGGGATATACGGGCGAATATTGTGAACAAC AAATTGAATTCTCAATACCATCATTCaatggatcatcatatttacaATTTATCGGTTTTGGtgatcaatcaacaatgtttagtgaaattttaatcataatcaaaccATATAAACAGGATGgtctttttctttacaatGGTGAAAGAATGGATAAAACTggtgattttatttcattaaatCTAGTGGATGGTTATGTTGAATTTCGTTTTGATCTTGGTACTGGTGCTGCCATACTAAG GAGTCCGGAGAAAATAACGATGAAAGAATGGCATACGATTTATGCAACAAGAACAGGACGTGAAGGTCTACTACGAGTGGATGATCAACCTATTGCCCATGGCCAATCATTGGGTGCATTCACACAGTTAACACTACCATTAAATCTTTATATTGGCGGTGTAACAAGCCTAAATGCTATACATCATAATGTACTAGCCAATCGATTATATCATGGCTGTAtacaaaaaatcataatcaatggtCATCAATTATCGTTATTAGAAGATGTACTATCCGGTGTtaatattgataattgtcAACATACATGTCATATGATTAGACCATGTCAAAATAATGGCCATTGTGAACCGAttaaacatcattatcattgtcattgttcaacaaatttaaattttattggaCAACATTGTGAAATTAAAC tCAATACAGGGtccgaatcatcatcaccgtcacagtcatcatcatcatcatatccaaTGTTTTATGGTAATAGTTTTCTTCGTTATTCCAATCCAATCATATTGAATCGAATACGTGGCCTAAAGACAATCATTCATCTTAATCTTCGAGCTTTTAG TTCAAGCGGTCTGATTCTATGGTTTGgtgaaacatcatcatggcgCAAAAATCGTGATTATTTAACCATCGGTTTGAACGATGGTCATATTAATGTTGATTTAAATCTggacattaataataaacgtGGCCACAATTTAAATTCCAAACGATTCATTGTTAACAATACACGTATCGATGATGGCCAATGGCATCGATTAAATGTTATACGTATTGGacaacaaataatcattcatattgatgataatatcacTGTACGTGGCCtaattgatggtgatgaacatgatcatcatgataataataataatgttcaaaGTGCACTTTATcttg GTGGACTAGAGAATACGGCCATGATTTTTGGCAAcaataattatgaaaaagGTTTCATTGGTTGCATATCGAACATgacaattgatgaaaatttcaccATTAATCTAATGTCCGATTCAGATCGTGGTGTAAACATACGAACTTGTATTTGA
- the LOC124495665 gene encoding PIN2/TERF1-interacting telomerase inhibitor 1 translates to MLAERKQKVIYSNPRGTLWANDKQKFGQRMLESMGWQEGQGLGKDQTGITESIKPSFKFDNKGLGYKTKSNDWIEDNNVYEQILSDLSKYHKPPNNSDAKKNEIKDLEKKTKSSNRLHYRKFIRAKNLSIKSEQDLFCIFPTVAKEKKKNSNDEELTMIRKRKSSEIISNSNDDDDEHTICLRSDKCVINRQMMIADNDDRLTLTKNRKKQKMKN, encoded by the exons ATGTTAGCTGAACGTAAACAAAAagtaatttattcaaatccaCGTGGAACATTATGGGCGAATG ataaacaaaaattcggTCAACGAATGCTTGAATCGATGGGCTGGCAAGAAGGTCAAGGATTGGGAAAAGATCAAACAGGCATTACAGAAAGTATCAAACCTAGTTTCAAATTCGACAACAAAGGTCTTGgttataaaacaaaatccaatgattggattgaagataataatgtttatgAACAAATATTATCCGATCTATCCAAATATCATAAACCACCGAATAATTCAGATgcgaagaaaaatgaaattaaagaTCTTGAGAAGAAAACCAAATCCAGTAATCGATTACA tTATAGGAAATTTATAAGAGCGAAAAAtctttcaataaaatcaGAACAAGATCTTTTCTGCATATTTCCAACCGTAGCCAaagagaagaagaaaaattctaatgatgaagaattaacAATGATACGTAAACGTAAATCATCGGagatcatttcaaattccaatgacgatgatgatgaacatacGATCTGTTTACGCAGTGATAAATGTGTTATTAAtagacaaatgatgattgccgacaatgatgatcgtttgACTTTGACCAAAAAtcgcaaaaaacaaaaaatgaaaaactaa